A window of Chromohalobacter canadensis genomic DNA:
TGAACGCGGCTGCGAACGGCGAGATGACTTATCGCTTCGACGAAGCGGCCGGGCGCTTCGAGGTTTATCGTCCCTTCACCATCGGCGACTCACCGGACTCCTGGGTGCTGACGATTCGTCTGCCCGAGGAGGCCGTGCTGGCTGGCCTGCACAATCTTGAAGGGCAACTGGCCGATCAGCGCCAGGCCGACATGGCCGGCATGATCGGGGTCGGTGTGGTCATTGCGGGGCTAGGCCTGGTAGTGAGCTGGCTGCTGGGCGGTAGCCTGTCGCGGCCGTTGCGCCAATTGGCTGGACGCATGCGCGATATCGCTTCCGGTGGCGGTGATCTGACCCAGCGCTTGCCGGTGCGTGGCCGTAACGAGATCGCCGAGCTGGCGACGCAGTTCAACGCCTTCGCCGACAAGATGAACGATGTACTGCTGGATGTCCGCGATAGCAGCGATTCGGTGCGTGTGGCGTCCTCGGAGATCGCCTCGGCGAGCCAGGATCTCGCCGGCCGCACGGATACCACTGCCTCCAGTCTGCAGGAAACTTCGGCCTCGATGGAGGAGTTGACCAGTACTGTCTCGCATACCGCGGATTCGGCGAGTCAGGCCAGCGGCCTGGCCCAATCGGCCAGTCAGTCGGCGACGCGCGGTGGCGAGGTCGTCGGGGACGTGGTCAAGACGATGGACGAGATTGAGACGGCCTCGCAGCAAGTTGCAGAGATCGTCACCACCATGGATGGCATCGCCTTCCAGACCAACCTGCTGGCCCTGAATGCCTCTGTCGAGGCGGCGCGTGCCGGTGAGGAAGGGCGTGGCTTCGCGGTGGTAGCCAGCGAGGTGCGCCAGCTCGCCACGCGCAGTGCCGATGCCTCCCGTGAGATCAAGTCGTTGATTGACAACGCCTCGAGCAAGACCCAGAGCGGCGCCGAGCTGGCGCGTAGCGCGGGCACGGCGATGAACGAGATCGTCGATGGCGTGACACGCGTCACGGATGTGCTCAACGAGATCAGCGCCGCGACCAGCGAGCAGCGTGACGGCATCGGCCAGGTCAATGTGGCGGTTACCGATCTTGACAACATGACGCAGCAGAATGCCGCCATGGTCGAGGAAAGTGCCACTGCAGCCGCCGAGCTCAAGGCCCAGTCGCAGCGACTCGCCGAAACCGTTGGCGCCTTCACCCTGCGTGAGCGTCGCGATAGTGAAAGCCAGCCGGCTGCGTTGCCGAGCGACTCGCACGAACGCTGACGCGCGGGCCTGAAGGCCCTCGTCACGAAATGCCGCCGGACGTGTGTCCGGCGGTTTTTTGGTTCATCGCACTTTGCCGGGAAATGCGGCACAGATCATCGCGAACAAGTTCGCTCCCACAGCCCCTGTCAGTTAGCTTGTCCTTGTGGGAGGGAATTTATTCCCGATAGCGGTGAGCATGGTGGGGCCTTACCATTTCACGCTGATCTGCGAAGAACTTTTTGCTCGTGTCGTGCGTCGCAGTGGGGCTTCGAGCGCGAGCGACGAGTGTTACAGGGTCTGCCAGGGCGACGACGGTGCTTCCGAAAGTGCCTCTTTGATGAGTGATAGTGCTTTTTCTAGTGAGGCACGATTCTCGGGCGGTCCCAGACACAGTCGCAGTGCCTGTGGGGCCGGTTCGCTGCCCATGCAGAAGGGCTCGGGCGTGGAAACCTTGACGCCGCGCCTTGCGAGTAGTGTCTGCAATTCGCTGCTACGCCGTCCTGCCGGTAGTGGCAGCCATACTATCGACGAGCCCTCGCGACTCATCGGCCCGTAGTCAGATAGGCGTTCCAGTGCCAGTGTGCGGCGGGCGGCAAGCTCATCGATCTGCCAGTGCAGTAGTTCCTGGCTTTCGGGGTTCTCCATCCAGCGGCAGGCTGTCTCGACCATCAGCGGTGCCACCATCCAGCTTTGGGTGCGGATTGCCGTTCCCAGACGCTCCAGTAGATGCGCCGGTACCGTGAGGCTGCCAATGCGTAGCCCGCCGGCCAGTACCTTGGAAGTGCTGAAGATATGCAGGGTGCGTTCTGGTGCCAGCGCGACCAGTGGCGTGCCACGCTCGTCCTCCGGGAGGTACTGCACGGCGTCCTCGATCAGCCAGATGTCGTGCTCGCGTGCCAGGTCCGCCAGTCGCTCGCGACGTGCTTCGTCGAGCTGCGCACCGGTGGGATTGTTGAGGTCGGGAGTGGTGTAGAGCACGCGCGGCGGTTGGCGAGCGCACAGCCGGGCCAGAGCATCGACGTCCATGCCGTAGGCATCCATGGGTACTGCCAACGGACGTAAGTGGGCCTGCTGGGCGGCGGAGATGAAACCCGGGTATGTCAGCACTTCACCCGCCACCAGGTCACCTGGCTGGCAGAGGACCTGCAATGCGAGCTGGATGCCGTGCTGCCCGCCTTGCGTAATCACCATGCGGCTCGGGTCGTCGGGTAGGCCGAGGCTACTTTGCCAGGCCGCGATGCGCGTTCGCTGGATCTCGTCGCCGGCTTCTGGCTGATACTCCGTGGCCGCCTGGAGGGACTGCGGCGAGGCGGTAATGCTCTCGAGAGCGTTTTGAAGACCTTTAGCGCGTAACGGATGGGGCGGCGGCAGGCTCATTCCCATATCGATCATGCCCTGATCGATAGGTTGCCCGGCACGAAAACTGGTGGGCGCTTCTCCGATGGCTTGGCGTACATAGGTACCGCTGCCCACCCGAGAGTCGACCCAGCCCTGGTGATGGGCCGTGGCGTAGGCGCGGGTAATGGTGCCGATAGTGACGCCTAGTCGATCGGCCAGGCGGCGTTGGGGCGGTAACTTATCGCCAGGCATGAGTTCGCCGAGTTCGATCGCCTTGGCGATGGCCTCGGCGATGCGCCGGTAGCGTGGGCCGCCCTCGGGCAGTTCGGGTGTCCAAATTGTCATGGTGACAATAAAACCTTTGACGCTCTTATTGTACTCATTATGCTCACAAAATATGGCGATAATAAATCAGATTTAAAAAATTGTGAGGGTACAATTTAAGATGAATACTCTGTCCGCTTTCGGGCCCGCCGCACTGTTCATGATCTCCATGACCATTACGCCAGGCCCCAATAACATGATGCTCACTGCCTCCGGGGCCAATTACGGATTCCGACGTACCTTGCCGCATCTATTGGGCATCATAGGTGGTTGCTTTGTGTTGTTTTCGTCGTTGGCCCTGGGGTTGGGTGTCGTATTCGAGCGTTTCCCGCTGGTGCAGACGTCGCTGCGTGTCATCGGCAGCCTCTATCTACTGTACTTGGCCTGGGGCATCGCAACGGCGCCGCCGCCGCATTTCGACGCGAGCGAAGGACGACCACTGAGCTTCTGGCAAGCAGCCGCCTTCCAGTTCGCCAATCCCAAGGCCTGGGTGATGGGGTTGACGCTGATGGCGAGCTTTCTGCCCGAGAATGGCAACACCGTCGTCAACGCTCTCGTGCTGGCGGGTGTGGCCGAGCTCGTGGGATTTCCATGCATCGCGCTTTGGGCGGGGTTCGGCACCGCCATTGGACGCTGGCTCAAGGGGCCACGCGCCTGGAGAGCGTTCAACGGGACCATGGGGGCACTCACTGCGTCCTGCGTGATCTTCATCCTGGGCTGAAAGCGGACTCGTCACGAAAAACCGCCGGATATATGTCCGGCGGTTTTTTGCATGGCTATTTAGCGTTTCAAATAACGTTGAAAGTTAATGATGTAAAGAAAACTTAGCGGAGGTCGATAAACGAAAGTAGTAGCCCATAGCCCAACGCAATAACAAGAGGTCGCCATGAAGCTGTTGCATCGTCTGTCGCTAGGTCAGAAATTTACGCTGACACTCATCGTGCCGCTGGCTGTGCTTGTTTGGTTCGCC
This region includes:
- a CDS encoding methyl-accepting chemotaxis protein; protein product: MNFKSIRTLVATLVGACIVVLVVALVGYATFANSRSAEVVETQTRGLLEKNIEERLDAVASTQVEQIKARLSQALGQARNLASLNELMGEDRGVSLSREELSNVVRDTVAENPDLLDAFIGWEPNAFGDDSDYTGREDAGYGPNGRFMPWWYRTADDELEVLTLALNDREGLQTPNELGVRKGEYYLCPKENGRTCVIDPYYYDYGGERKLVTSFNVPIQVDGEFRGVAGVDFDVDFLQGLLTEANQGLYDGVGDMSLVASRGVLAAATQAPDSLGKAASGALDESMRQPLNAAANGEMTYRFDEAAGRFEVYRPFTIGDSPDSWVLTIRLPEEAVLAGLHNLEGQLADQRQADMAGMIGVGVVIAGLGLVVSWLLGGSLSRPLRQLAGRMRDIASGGGDLTQRLPVRGRNEIAELATQFNAFADKMNDVLLDVRDSSDSVRVASSEIASASQDLAGRTDTTASSLQETSASMEELTSTVSHTADSASQASGLAQSASQSATRGGEVVGDVVKTMDEIETASQQVAEIVTTMDGIAFQTNLLALNASVEAARAGEEGRGFAVVASEVRQLATRSADASREIKSLIDNASSKTQSGAELARSAGTAMNEIVDGVTRVTDVLNEISAATSEQRDGIGQVNVAVTDLDNMTQQNAAMVEESATAAAELKAQSQRLAETVGAFTLRERRDSESQPAALPSDSHER
- a CDS encoding aminotransferase-like domain-containing protein; the protein is MTIWTPELPEGGPRYRRIAEAIAKAIELGELMPGDKLPPQRRLADRLGVTIGTITRAYATAHHQGWVDSRVGSGTYVRQAIGEAPTSFRAGQPIDQGMIDMGMSLPPPHPLRAKGLQNALESITASPQSLQAATEYQPEAGDEIQRTRIAAWQSSLGLPDDPSRMVITQGGQHGIQLALQVLCQPGDLVAGEVLTYPGFISAAQQAHLRPLAVPMDAYGMDVDALARLCARQPPRVLYTTPDLNNPTGAQLDEARRERLADLAREHDIWLIEDAVQYLPEDERGTPLVALAPERTLHIFSTSKVLAGGLRIGSLTVPAHLLERLGTAIRTQSWMVAPLMVETACRWMENPESQELLHWQIDELAARRTLALERLSDYGPMSREGSSIVWLPLPAGRRSSELQTLLARRGVKVSTPEPFCMGSEPAPQALRLCLGPPENRASLEKALSLIKEALSEAPSSPWQTL
- a CDS encoding LysE family translocator; amino-acid sequence: MNTLSAFGPAALFMISMTITPGPNNMMLTASGANYGFRRTLPHLLGIIGGCFVLFSSLALGLGVVFERFPLVQTSLRVIGSLYLLYLAWGIATAPPPHFDASEGRPLSFWQAAAFQFANPKAWVMGLTLMASFLPENGNTVVNALVLAGVAELVGFPCIALWAGFGTAIGRWLKGPRAWRAFNGTMGALTASCVIFILG